The bacterium genome segment CAGATACAACTATTATTGGTAACCAACCTTCCGGGAATTTCAACAAATGAGAGAGAGGCTTTATAAACATACTGATTAATCCAAAGGTCAAAACAAAACTAATAATTATAATAAAAGTTATATTGCCAATGTAAATCTTGATTTCCTGTTCATTCAACTGGAAAAAATTTACCGCTACCGCACCGTGAGTATTTAATCCCACCACTATTGTTATTATCGCTAATATTACCTGAAAAGTAGCAACAATACCATAATCAGCAGGGGTTAAATAACGAGTTAGAATAGGTAAAAGAAGGAATGGAATAGCCGAGACAATAATATTAGAATTTGTGTAGACAAAAGTAGTTGTAACGAGTTTATGTTTAAGGATATAGGCAAGATTAAAATTATTATTCATTGATTTTTTCTGGAGATAAAAGAATTATTTTCCCTTAATCTTTCATACTAAAATGAGCCGTCCCTAAATTTTCCATTTTTCCACTATTTCCCCTTTTCCCTTCATTACACCCTGAACAGTTACCTCATTTTTTCTCGTTTTGCAGAAGTCTTATATTTTCCATACGATTATATCCTTTTTGTTTCCCCAACTATATGCAAGCTCCTGTAATTGACTAAGTGCCTTTATTTTTTCATTAAAAGGAAGTTTAGCCCGTTCTTTGCGCAATTTCTCCTTTTCTTCAAATAATTCTTTTCTAGTTAATATTCTCTTACCTATTTTAATTTTTTGATTATTTTCCATAATGCTTTTCCATGAAATTAGTAAATTTTTCAGTCAATCCATATTTGTTTAAAATTTCATTGAGTTTTTCTTTATCTACTTTTGTCTGTCCCAATATCATTTCTATTTTTCTTATGTCTTTATTCCTTCCTGCCCTTAAAAATAATGCTATAAGATACTCTGGCGCTATTACTTTTGTCTTTGTCCCTTCGTAGTCTATTTCTTTTGCATCTTCTACTGCTTTTTTTTCAAGTTCGTCAACCGGGAAGATGTCAACTGGAACACCCTCTATAATTATCCAATGTCCTTTCCAGGTATAACCGCCTTTCTTAAAATATTCATATACAGAGGATAATATAATCACTTCTTTTTCTTTTGCCTCTTTTTCGGGAATAATAAATATATCTAAATCTTCAGTCAAAAATGGTTCGGTCCATCTTAAAGCTGCTATCGCACCACCAATGGCATAATCTTTTATTAATCCATTTTCTTTCAATTCATTTATAACTTCTAATGTTTTTTTCATTTATTTGCCATCCCCATAATGACCACATCTTTCCACTTGCCTTCTTTCAATCTTTCCACATTGAAATTTATCAATAGACCAACCTTAAATAGGAGTCAGTAGTTAGTAGTCAGTAGTCAGTAATTACTGTCCACTCTTCACCTCTTCCCTACTGACTACTCTCTACTCTCTACTATTTTAGGTAATGACTCTATTCGATAATTCATCAAATTTCACTTCGTGCTCTCCGTGCCCTTCGTGGTGAATAGTTACATATATTCTTCATTTTTCTTTTTTGCTAACCAGTAAAATTAGAGATACTACTTTTCCTTCAGTAGTATCATTATAACCAAACAGCTCCAAAAATCCTGCCTTCTGGAAGGCTTTAATAGATGCAGTATTTTTTTCTTTAATTCTGGCTATAACAAATCTCCTATTTGTCTTTGAGAAAAACAAGGCACAGGATTGTCCAATTAGTTCTGAACCAATACCTCTACCTCTCTTTGAAGCAGAAACATTAACATTAATTTCAGCAGAAAATTCACCGTGCAGATCAAATCGGACGACACCACATTTTTCATTTTTATCATCAATTCCAATATAGAAAAGTTTATCGGGAGATTCTAATGCATTCTTGAACCATTGGCAATGTTCTTGATATGGAATTTCTCTGGTATTAAAGGATTGTTTTCTTGTTACCGGGTCATTTCTCCAATGATAAATATCATCTTTGTCTTCAATTGTAGCTTCTCGTAAGGTTATCATATCATCTCCCAGGTCAGTATATCATCTTCTTCGATGTCCACCATAGCGGTTCGACCAATAACTATATCCATCATTTTGGTTGGGATGCCCAGTCCTGGCCGTTTAACTTCTATCATCTCCCTGGTAATCTTTGTTCCTCTGGGAATATGACATGCGGCAACAAGACCTCTTCTGGCTAAATGAAACATTTCCTCTTCATCTTTAGTATGTCTTTTAATTGGTGAGCCCAATGCCTTCTCCGTATCTCTTATCCCCTGAACCATTGCTCTTAACTCATCAGGTTCTAAAGCAAAGGGATGGTCAGGACCGGGTAATTTTCTATCTAAGGTATAATGTTTTTCTATGACATTGGCTCCCAGAGCCACCGCCGCTATATCTGAAGTAATACCCAGGGTATGGTCAGAAAACCCTACTGGTAATTGAAATGCCTGTTTCATTGTCTGCATAGCTCTTAAGTTTAAATTTTCATATTTAGCCGGGTAGTTTATAGCACAATGAAGTAAAATAACATCTTCATTGCCTTGTTTATTTATTACTTCAAGGGCTGTTTCAATATCTGAAAGATTAGCCATACCCGTAGAAAGGATTATGGGCTTACCTGTCTTAGCTACATATTCCAGAAGAGGTAAATGGGTAATTTCAAATGAAGCAATCTTATGTGCCAGCATATCTACTTCTTCAAGTTCATCTACGGCCTGAAGGTCAAAAGGAGTGGAAAGGAACATAATCCCTTTTTCCTGACAATAGTCGCTTAAGTCTTTATGCCATGCTCGGGGCATTTCAATTCGCTTAATAAGCTCCCAAACCGATTCATCTTCTTTAGTCAATTTCTCTTTTTTTAGATAACTCATCTTAGGTGTCTTTTTTGAATAGAGAAATTCTGCAGAGTAGGTTTGAAACTTAACTGCATCAGCTCTGGCTTCTACTGCCACATCAATGAGTTTTAAGGCCTGCTTGAAATCACGATTATGATTACTACCTGCCTCGGCAATCACAAAGCAGGGCTCACCTTCACCAATTAATTTATCCCCTATCTTAACCTTTTTCGAGACCATCAGTTTTTTCTCCTTAATTTAAAATGGGTCTTGCTTGTAAGCAATTTTGTGTAAAGAATCCAAAGTAATTTCCTGGTATCCTCTTGTTTCCTTTTCACCGACATCTCTTTTAAATCGTATCTCACTAATATAATCTTCCAATACATCCCTCACATCCTCTTCTCCTTCTACAACAAGAGAACCAAAGTTTCCTTCTCCCCAATGAACTACTGTATTTTCTCGAAAGAATACACGTCTTCCCTCCTTGAGATAACTCTCAGCAACCTTACGGAGAAAACCAATGTAGAGTTTTATTAGTTCGCCTTCCAATTTGTAGGCTCTGTTTTTAGTATCTTTCCAAAGTTCTTTTAAGTCCATTGACTTAACTCCAAATCT includes the following:
- a CDS encoding nucleotidyltransferase — protein: MKKTLEVINELKENGLIKDYAIGGAIAALRWTEPFLTEDLDIFIIPEKEAKEKEVIILSSVYEYFKKGGYTWKGHWIIIEGVPVDIFPVDELEKKAVEDAKEIDYEGTKTKVIAPEYLIALFLRAGRNKDIRKIEMILGQTKVDKEKLNEILNKYGLTEKFTNFMEKHYGK
- a CDS encoding GNAT family N-acetyltransferase; this translates as MITLREATIEDKDDIYHWRNDPVTRKQSFNTREIPYQEHCQWFKNALESPDKLFYIGIDDKNEKCGVVRFDLHGEFSAEINVNVSASKRGRGIGSELIGQSCALFFSKTNRRFVIARIKEKNTASIKAFQKAGFLELFGYNDTTEGKVVSLILLVSKKEK
- the neuB gene encoding N-acetylneuraminate synthase, with amino-acid sequence MVSKKVKIGDKLIGEGEPCFVIAEAGSNHNRDFKQALKLIDVAVEARADAVKFQTYSAEFLYSKKTPKMSYLKKEKLTKEDESVWELIKRIEMPRAWHKDLSDYCQEKGIMFLSTPFDLQAVDELEEVDMLAHKIASFEITHLPLLEYVAKTGKPIILSTGMANLSDIETALEVINKQGNEDVILLHCAINYPAKYENLNLRAMQTMKQAFQLPVGFSDHTLGITSDIAAVALGANVIEKHYTLDRKLPGPDHPFALEPDELRAMVQGIRDTEKALGSPIKRHTKDEEEMFHLARRGLVAACHIPRGTKITREMIEVKRPGLGIPTKMMDIVIGRTAMVDIEEDDILTWEMI